The DNA segment GTGAAATCCAGCTGACAGACGCCATCGCGCGCGAGATTGCAGAGAAGCAGAATGTCTTTGGTTTCCGCTTTGACGGGCAAAGATATGATTGCGGCTCGAAGGCGGGTTTCTTGCAGGCGACAGTTGCCTTTGGTCTGGCCCGCGCGGAACTGGGTGTGGAACTGGCCGATTTTCTGGTCGATATGGTCGCACAGCGTCGCGCGGCTGAATAACGCAGCCTGTGGCTGAGCAAATGCTAGGACATGCTGTGCATGTTCTGGCGACCCATCACAGGGCAGGGGGTGTCCCGGAACCGCTATGTTCACGCCATTGCCGTTGATGACAGATCGCTGGTTCGAGTTTCGCATGCGCTGGAAACGTCGGCGCTTGCGTCTGCGCGCGATTGCCAAATCGCGCGAATTGACCTGCATAAAACGCGGGCAGTGGGGCAAGGGCGATATCCTGCTGTTCTGCACGATCCGCAACGAGGCAGAGCGCATCGACTGGTTCTTGCACCATTACCGCCAGCTAGGGGTGCAGCATTTCATTTTCATCGACAATGCCAGCACCGACGGCACGCGCGAGACATTGCGCGCACAGCCAGACACCACGGTTTATGCCACATCAGCCAGTTACAAAAAATCGCGTTTCGGCATGGATTGGATCACATGGCTGATGACGCGCCATGCCAACGGGCATTGGTGTGTGGTCGCAGATTCCGATGAATTGCTGATTTACCCCCATTGGCAAACCCGCCCCTTGCCTGCGCTGACCGCATGGCTGGACGCCGAGGCGCAGCCAGCGCTGCTCGCCATGATGCTGGAACTGTACCCGCAAGGGCCGCTGGATGCCGCCCCGTGTGTGCGCGGCACTGACCCGTGCATTGCGCTGAACTGGTTTGATGCGGCGAATTATACGATCACGCATAAACCGCTGCTGGATTGCCTGCTGATACAGGGCGGGCCGCGCGCGCGCTGCTTCTTCGCCCAGACGCCCAACCGGGCACCGACCCTGACCAAGCTGCCCCTGATAAAGTGGAGCTGGCACAACGTCTGGGTCAATTCCACCCATGCCATTCTGCCGCGCGCGCTCAACCGCCAGTTTGCAACTTGTGGTGGCGAGCAGATTTCAGGCGCTTTGCTGCACACAAAATTTCTGGCGACCGTGGTGGAGAAGTCGCGCATCGAGAAACACCGTGCCGAGCATTTTGGGAATGCGCCCGTTTTTGACAGCTATTACGACGCGGTTGCGCGCGCGCCTGATCTTTGGTGCCCCGCATCCACCCGGTTTGAAGGCTGGGAACAGTTGGAAGAGCTTGGCCTGATCTCTCGGGGGGGGTGGGCATAATGTGATCGGGCAAAGGATAACGGGCGACATTCGCCAAGGACATGAAAGCGCGATCGGTGCGCTTTTTGAGAGTTGCATTCACGGGCTGGCTTAGGCAAATCTGTCGGCTGTAAAGCAAGTGATTGCGTCAAAATAAATGGCTCAATTAGCGTTTGTTATGCGTGCCCATGTGCGATAGAACATATAGTGAACATACTGTGTGGAGGGGTATATATGGACCACGACATCTTTCTGGTTTGGCTCAATGAGACGGATAACCTCTCGCCGGACCAGCGCGCCGAGGCGAGTCGGATCCTTTCTGGGTCTCCGTCATTGCAGGCGGTGGTCGATCTCCTTGAGGCAAAGGTTCGTGAGGACCGTATCTGCCCGCACTGCGCTTCAGAAGGAGCTATCATCAGGGGTCATGCAAGTGGCCTTTCCCGGTTCTTTTGCAAAGGCTGCGGCAAAACCTTCAACGCGTTGACCGGTACTCCGCTGGCGCGCCTGCGCCACAAGGGCCGTTGGGCAGAGTTCGCTGCTTCGTTACGTGACGGCGAAACGGTAAAGGTATCCGCTGAGCGTTGCATGGTGGCGCGCACGACCGCTTTTCGTTGGCGTCATCGTTTTCTTCGGGCGGTGACGGCTGGGGCGATCAAGTTGCGCGGCATCGTCGAAGCCGACGAGACCTTCTTTCTGAGCAGCCGAAAAGGTGAACGAAACCTTGATCGTAAGGCCCGTAAACGTGGCGGCAAGGCCGCCAAACGCGGCTTGTCGGAGGAGCAGGTTCCGGTCTTGGTCGCAGCCGACCGATCCGGCACCACCATAAGTGCTGTCTTGCCAGCAGTGACGGCCGCACATCTGCAGGCGGTTTTGCAGCCGCTTCTCGATCCTGATGCGCTCTTGGTCACTGATGGCTGCACCAGTTACCCGCCTTGCGCAGCAGCAATGGGCATCAGCCATGAAAGCCTCAACCAGACTGCAGGACAACGTGTTCGCGGGGAGTTGCACATTCAAACCGTGAACAGTCGACATGAGCGGCTCAAGACATTCCTGCGGCGCCATCGCGGCATCGCAACCAAGTACTTGGACAGCTACCTGCGCTGGTTTCAACTTGCAGTCATTCCAAAACACCAAACTCCCCGCGCGATACTCGCCGCCGCCGCAGGAATCCTGCCTATCTCAAGGCACGCATAATTAACGCCAATTGAGCCAAATAAATTATCAAGGTGAAGCGTTTACGCCAAGCTGGTAAAGCGCATGCGTGAGGGCTTTGTGAATTATGGGTGTGCTTGGTCAACTTCGATTGCGGGGCGAACGGCAGGCAAAATTGCTGCGCTGTCTGCGCAAAAGTGCCAGCCTGAAGCCGCGCACTGTGCACACCGACACCATCCGGCCACGCGATATTCTGGCTTTTATCACGCTGCGCAATGAGGTGCTGCGTCTGCCCTATTTCCTTGACTACTATCGTGCGCAAGGGGTGCAGCATTTCCTGATCGTCGATAACGGGTCCAGCGACGGCACCACCGAATATCTGGAAGGGCAGCGCGATGTCTCGCTTTGGGTCACGACCGACAGCTACAAGCGCGCAAGCTACGGTGTGGACTGGCTGAACCATTTGCTGTGGCGCTACGGGGCTGGGCATTGGGTGCTGGTGCTCGATGTGGATGAGTTTCTGCTCTATCCGTTTTGCGACACGCGCCCTTTGCAGGCGCTCACGGATTGGCTGGACAGTCAGGGCAGGCGGTCCTTCGGGGCTATGCTGCTGGATATGTACCCAAAAGGGCCGATTACAGCGCAACCCTATCAGGCCGGTCAAAACCCGTTCGAGATTGCGCGCTTCTTCGATTCTGGAAATTTCAGCATCCGGCACAATCCCAAATACAACAATCTGTGGATACAGGGCGGCGTGCGCCAACGCGTCGTCATGGCGCAGACACCCGCCAAAGCCCCTGCCTTGAACAAGACGCCCTTGGTCAACTGGTCGCGCAAATATGCCTATATCAGCTCGACCCACACATTGCTGCCGCGCGGGCTGAACAAGGTCTATGACGAGTCGGGCGGGGAATTTGCCTCGGGTGTTTTGCTGCATGCCAAGTTTCTGGATACGATCCTTGAGAAAGCGCAGGAAGAATTGCAGCGCGGTGAACATTATGCAGGCAGCCGCGAATATCGCGCCTATCAGGCCAGTCTGTCGCATTCGCAGGATTTGTGGTGTGAGTGGTCCACCGAATATATCAATTGGCGTCAGCTAGAGATTCTGGGCCTGATGTCAAAAGGGGATTGGGCATGAACACGGCCAGCGCATCTTTGGGAATCGTGATGCTGTGCCATACGGCGTTGAACCGCGCGGCCCAGGTTGCGCGATTCTGGCTGGATGCGGGCTGTCCGGTCGTCCTTCATGTTGATCGCGCGGTGCCGGATGCAGAGCTGCAAGAAATGCAGGCCAAGATCGGCGCGCATCCGCTGTTGCGCTTCAGCCCCCGTCAGCGATGTGAATGGGGGTCTTGGCGTATTGTTGCGGCCTCGCAGGAGGGTGCTGAAATCCTGCTGAGTGAGTTTGCACAGGTCAATCATGTGCTGCTGACCTCTGGCGCGTGCCTGCCCTTGCGCTCTGCGGCGCAGATGATTGCCTATCTTCAGGAACGACCACAGGTCGATTTTATCGAATCCGTCTCGGTTGAACATGCCACCTGGATCATGGGCGGGCTCTCCGAAGAACGCTTTACGCTGCATTTCCCGTTCAACTGGCGCCGCCAGCGCGGCCTGTTCGATGCCTTCGTCGAAGTGCAGCGCAAGCTGAACATCCGCCGCGAAATTCCGCGCCCGCTGCGCCCGCATATGGGGTCGCAATGGTGGTGCCTGACCCGCGCGACGTTGAATGCGATTCTGACCGACCCCAAGCGCAAGCGCTATGAGCGGTACTTCCGCCGCAACTGGATTCCCGACGAATCCTATTTCCAGACACTTGCACGCGAACATGCAACCCAGATCGAAAGCCGGTCACTTACCCTTGTGAAGTTCGACCGTAACGGCAGGCCCAACTTGTTCTATGACGATCACCAGCAATTGCTGCGCCGTTCTGATTGTTTCATGGCACGCAAGATCTGGCCGGATGCTCACCGTCTGTATGAGTTCTTTCTGTCGGACCTGCCTGAAAAAACACCCCCCCTTGCGGCAGAGCCCGCCAAGATTGACCGGTATTTCGAGCTGGCAGAAAAGCAGCGCCTTGAAGGACGTGCCGGGCTATATATGCAAAGCCGCATGCCGCAGGCCGATAGCCCCTCGGCCAAGACTGCCGGCCCGTATTCGGTGTTTTCCGGCTTCGATCATATGTTCGAGAATTTTGACTACTGGTTGGGGCAGGTGCTGGGAACGCGGGTGCATGGGCATTTATTCGCCCCGGACATTGTGCAGTTTCATGGCGGTGCCAAGGTCTGGCATGGCGCGATCAGCAATTCCGCGGCGACCCGTGACTATAATCCGCGCATGTTCCTGACAAACCTGCTTTGGGCCACGCGCGGCGAGCGACAGTGTTTCGCCTATGGTCCCGAAGATAATATGGATCATCAGGTCAATTGGTTCATGACCACGGACACCAATGCCGAACTGTCAGTCATTCGCGGCGCATGGCTGTTGCCCATCTGGCGGCGCGGGCTGGTGAATGACGAAGTGATCGCCCAGATCGGTGTTTTGCAAAAGCGCGAACAGGCTTGGCTGACGGTCCTGCAATCACAATGGGTGGTGGCAAAGGTGCAGGTCTGGTCGGTCGCAGATATGCTGAAAGACCCAGAGGCCAGGCTGCAAGACGCGGTGCGCGATATTGCCAGCGCCCCGGCCTTGCAGGCGCATGGAATGCCGCACCTGAAACCTATGGACGGGTTTGACCAGTATCTTGCGCAATTGCGCGATCAGGGTTTGCCGACACAGTTTTTGAAAGATTTTCAGCAGTGACCGCCGATCAGAGTAGAGAGAGTACAATGCCTTCAGCAACGCGTTTCACTTATTTTGTTGTCCTTGCAGAAATGCGCACCGGCTCTAACCTGCTGGAGTCATGTCTGAATGAATTTGACGGGCTTTCCTGCCACGGCGAAACCTTCAATCCACATTTCATCAGCTACCCGAAAGCCGAAACGCTGTTTGGCTATGACAAGGCCGCGCGGGATGACGCACCGCTGACGGTTTTGGGGTGTTTTGCCCAACAAGACGGGCTGGCCGGGTTTCGCTATTTCCACGACCATGATCCACGGGTGCTGGATGCTTTCATGCGTGATCCAAGCTGCGCCAAGATCATCCTGACGCGCAATCCGCTGGAATCCTATGTCTCGTTGAAGATTGCGCAATCCACGCAGCAATGGCGTCTGGGTGATGTCACGCAGCGCAAGGCCGCGCAGGTGGTATTTGACCCCGCAGAGTTTGAGGACCATGTCCGAACCCTGCAAGAATTTCAGTGCCAGTTGCAGCATTTGTTGCAGACAACGGGTCAGACGGCATTCTACATCGCCTATGAGGATATCAAAGAGTTGGATGTTCTGAATGGGCTGGCGCAGTGGCTTGGCATTGCGGCGCGGATTGACGCCCTTCCGCGCAAGTTCAAACGCCAGAACCCGGAGGCGCTGGATGAAAAACTGCGCAACCCCGAGGCCGTTTCCGAAGGCATTGCGCGACTTGATCGTTTCAACCTGACGCGCAGCCCCAGTTTCGAGCCACCACACCCGCCGATCCTATGGGCCTATCGCGCGTGCCGCAGCCTGCCCTTGGCCTATGCGCCAATCCCCGGCTGCTCGGAGCGCGCGATCTTTAAGTGGATGGCCCAGATTGACGGGGCTGATACCGATGCGCTGTTGTCTAATTTCACCAAAGAAGCGTGGCGCGACTGGCAACGCAGCAATGGCCAGCGTATGGCGTTCACAGTGTTGCGCCATCCGTTGAAGCGCGCGCATGACGTGTTTGTGGATCAGGTGATATTGGGCAATCGCGTCAATGTCCGCGCGTTTATCGAGCGGGTGCGCGGGCTGGAATTGCCAAATGACAAGGCGCAACTGGCACAGATGGACATAGATGTGCACCGCAGGGGGTTTCTGGGCTTTCTGCAATTTGTTCAGGCCAATCTGAATGGGCAGACCGCCTTGCAGACCCGCGCAATATGGGCCAGCCAGTCGCGGCTGATCGAGGGGATTGTGACACAATGCCCACTGCACCGCCTGATCCGCGAAGAGCATCTGAGCGAGGAATTGCCAGCCATGGGCAGCGCGCTTGGGCGCAGCTTGCCCGCGTTTGAAGTTTCGCAGTCGCGCGGCCCGCTGGAACTGGCGGCTATCTATGATACCGAGGTCGAACGGGCAGGGCGCGCGGCCTATGGGCGCGACTATGAGATGTTGGGATTTGAGGACTACGCCAAGTCAGCACAGCACTGACGCAGAAGCGTCACGCCGCCTTGCTGGATTCGGTGCTGCTCAGGATTGCGTGGATCTTGGACGGATCATCATTGGCGCGCAGCTTTTCGCAGGTCTGTGTGTTGCGCAAGGTGCGCGAGATAAAGGCCAACGCTTTGAGGTGTTCCACACCCGCCTCGCGCGGGGCAAACAAAGCGAAGACCAGATCGACCGGTGCTTTGTCCACAGACCCGTAATCAAGCGGCTTTTCCAGACGAAAGAACACGCCCAGCACCCTGTCGATCCCGTCAAGGCGCGCATGCGGCACCGCCACCCCGTGCCCTACACCGGTCGGGCCAAGCGTTTCGCGTTCCTGCAAGGCGCTGATGACCGTTTCGGTGTCAAGATCATAGACCGATTGCGCGACCTCTGCGATGCTTTGGAACAGACGTTTCTTGCTGGTTGCCGAAGCAACGAAGCGCACGGCCTTGGGGTTGAGAAGTGCCGTCATGGGCATGGCGGAACATCTCCCGCGTTCTTGAAAAACACAATGCCACCCCCGAAGCAATGCTGCGAGGGTGGTGCCGAAAATTTGTGGCGTTACTCGGGATCAATCCAACCGATATTGCCGTCTTCGCGCCGATAAACCACATTCAGGCCACCATGACGTTCATTTCGGAACACCAATACTGGCGCATGAGCGAGTTCCATCTGCATCACGGCTTCTCCTGCGGATAGAGAGGGAATGCGTGTTTCCATCTCTGCAATGATTATTGGCTGCAACGAGTCGGGCTCGTCCACCGGTTCAGTCTTGTCTGAAGCGAGGATATAAGACGAAGCGTCGCCAAACTCAACCGGGGTTGCGCGGTCGCGGTGATGATCTTTCAGGCGGCGCTTGTAGCGGCGCAACTGCTTGTCCAGTTTTTCACGGCACGATTCGAAGGCGGCGTAAATCTCGGTCGACTGCGCCTTGGCCGCAGCAGTCAGTCCGGTGGACAGGTGCAGCGTTGCTTCACAGACATGGTTATGGGCATCGCGTGAGAAGACGACCACAGCTTCGGTCGGGCGCTGCTGGTACTTCTCGACCAACTCGCCAAACTCTGCTTTCACATGGGTCTGCAAAGCCTCTCCAATATCTATATGTCTGCCGCTGATCTGATAACGCATGCGCTTCTCCTCGCTGTTTTGGCAGGGAATACTCTGCCCCACCCCGTAATTTTTTGCGCCGCTTGCCCGTTCAATCCCACCATTTCAAACAGTGCTACAATGAATGCGGGCGTGCCTCATGGGGGTATTTGGAAACGAATGTAGGGGGGTTGTCAATGCTTTCTCGCGGGGGGTTGTGATGCGAGGGGTGCGGTCAGTCCAGTTTGAAATCCGCGCCCAGATAGACCCTGCGCACCTCGGCGTCGGCCACAACTTCTGCGGGTGTTCCGGTTTTCAACACCTTACCATCATGCAGGATATATGCCCGATCCACAATCGAAAGTGTTTCGCGCACATTGTGATCCGTAATCAGTACACCCAGACCGCGTGTCTTCAGATCACCGACCAATGCGCGGATTTCGCCCACCGCAATCGGATCGACCCCCGCAAAAGGTTCATCAAGCAAAACATAGCGCGGTTTGGCAGCAAGGGCGCGCGCAATCTCGACGCGCCTGCGCTCGCCCCCAGAAAGCGCCATCGCGGGTTGGTCACGCAGATGCTCGATTGAAAATTCCTGCAACAACTGAAGCAATCTTTGCTTGCGCTGTGCGCGATCCGGCTCGGACAGTTCAAGGACGGCCATGATATTCTGCGCGACACTCAGGCCGCGGAATATCGACATTTCCTGCGGCAGATATCCCAGCCCAAGGCGTGCGCGCTGATACAGCGGCAGCCCGGTGGCGCCAGCGCCGTCAATGCGTACCGCCCCGCCTTCGTGGCGCACAATGCCTGCAATGCAGTAGAAGCATGTGGTCTTCCCGCAGCCATTGGGGCCAAGCAATGCCACCACTTCGCCGGGATGCAGGCGCAGCGACACATCGCGTATAATCACGCGTTTGCCATAGCGCTTTTGCAGATGTGTGACGTCTAGCGCTGAGTCCGCGCTGGGTGTTTCTTGTAATGCCATAGGGTCAGGGATTGGTCTGTATGATCGTGCGCACATTGCCGTCCATGCGCCCTTGTCCTGTGCGCACGTTCACGTTCAGTCTATCGCCTGACAGGACATTCGGCCCTTGCGTCAGAATGACAGAGCCTTGCATTGTTACGGTCCCGTCCTCGACTGCATAAACTGCGTCTTGGGATTCGGCGGCTTCTTCCGCAGTGACAAGCGTGACACCGCCCGACGCCTCCAGCCGTTCAATACGCCCGCCATCGGCGGACGCATAGATAATGCGGATCAGCGGGGCCGCGATGCGCATATCGCCTTGTCCCAGCACCACATTGCCTGAAAACACCGTCTCGCCTGTGGTGTTGTCCACCTGCAATTCATCCGAGGTGATTTCCACGGGCAAACCGCGTACGGCATCCAGACCCGAGAATGACAGGCCTGTTCCCTGCGCGGATAGAGCATTGGCACTGAATGCGATCAGCAACAACGCTACCCGGACAACCCCTGATGATCGCACGCTTCGCACTCCCCTAGTCATCTGGAAAGTATATCAGCCTGACATTGCCCTTGAAAGCAAGCAGATATCCGCCACTCTGGGCATCTGTCTTGGTCAGTTCCAGTGAATCCGCGGTGATGTTACCCGCTGGGCCGTGCCCGGTGATGCCGCCAAAGCCTTGCACATGCGTCGTCTCAATCGCTGAAATCAGTTCTGCCATATTGACGCGGTAACCGTCCGAGGTTTCCAGCATCACCGCCCCCTGCAACGTGATTTCATCCTGAGCCTGATCGATGCGCCCTTCTTGCCCGCGAAACACCGCCCTGCGCCCAGAGGAAAATTGCAATTCCCCATCCGGCGTATCCAGCAGCAGATGGATCGGGCCGCTGTCCTGCAAATCTTCGGTCGAGCGGACAGTCTGCGCCGAGATGGTCATGGCAGTGCCATCGCGCGTCATACCCGCAAATCTGGCCCCGCCCACGCGCGGGTCGCGCGCCAAGTCTTCGACATCTATCTGTGACATGTCGACGGCAAGCTGCGGGTCAATTCCACGCGGAACCAGAAACACGGTCGACAGCAGCGCCAGCGCGCCTAGCGGCAACGCAACACGCAGCACCTGGGCAATTTGCCCACCCAACAATCCAAACCGGCTGACGGATGCCCCCCGCATGGCTTAATGCGCAAAAATATCGGTTTCCGGCCAGCCCATCAGGTCCAGCTCGGCGCGGGTTGGCAGAAAATCGAAACAGCGTTGTGCCAGACCGGTGCGCCCTTCGCGGGCCAGCATCGCATCCAGCACTGTGCGCAACCGGTGCAGATACAGAACATCCGACGCGGCATAGCTTTGCTGTGCCTGTGTGAGTTTCTGCGCGCCCCAGTCCGAGCTTTGTTGCTGTTTCGAGATATCGACATCCAGCAACTCGGACAGCAGATATTTCAGCCCATGCCGGTCGGTATAGGTGCGGATCAGCTTCGATGCAATTTTTGTGCAATAGACCGGCGCAGTGGTGACGCCATAGCTGTGACGGAGCAGTGCAATGTCGAAGCGCCCGAAATGAAACAACTTCAAGACCTGTGGATCGGTCAGAAGGCGGGTCAGGTTGGGGGCCGATTTGATGTCGCGCGCGACCTGCACAAGATGCGCATTGCCATCGCCCGATGACAGTTGCACCACACATAGCCGGTCACGATGCGGATTAAGCCCCATGGATTCGCAGTCGATTGCAACTACCGGTCCCAGATCCAGCCCGTCGGGCAAATCATCCATATGCAGCTGAAGGGTCATCCGCGCCTCTCTCTCATAGCAAGTTTCGATATGGGGCTAGGCGGGTTGCGGTAGGAAATCAAGCGATTTGCGCAATGCTGGTGCTGACGCAGGGTCAATCATGCGTATGCCAAGATAAGACTTCGCATCACAAGGCTGGCGCATTACCTTAAACCTTAGGAGACATGGCAATGCACAATCAATTCGCGCCACGACTGGCTTACAGCGCCGCTGAAAAGCGGCTGGATTCCGTGATCCATCTGGTCGGGGTCGGGGCTGCGCTTCTGGCGGTGCCGCTTCTGATCGGAGCGGCGCTGATGCGCAGTGTGCAGACCGGCTCTGGCAGTTTTGTGTTGGCGGTCAGCATTTACGGCGCTTGTTTTATTGCAATGCTGTCGGCCTCTGCGCTGTATAATCTGGGTGTCAAACCGGGGATGAACTGGCTGTTCCAGCGCATCGACCATGCGGCGATCTATCTCAAGATTGCGGGCACCTATACGCCCTTCACCTTGATAAGTGGTCAGGGTTTGGGGTTGTTGGTGGGCCTTTGGGGGGCGGCGGCGGTCGGTGTTGCGTTGAAGCTGGCCTCGCCTGTGCGGTTCAGGTTTGTGGCACTCGCGCTTTATCTTGGAATGGGGTGGGTCGGCGTTTTGATCCTGCCGTCACTTGCGCAAAGCCTGCCTATGGCGACCTTGGTGCTTATGGTCATAGGCGGCGTCGTCTATACCACCGGCGTGTTCTTCTACCTGTGGACCCGATTGCCCTATCACTTTGCGATCTGGCATATCTTTGTTCTGGTTGCGAGTTTCATATTTTATGCTGCGGTCATGGCCTTGCTGCTATCAGGTTAGGGGCCAAGCGCCCCGCTGCGTCAAAACCTCGCGCAACAATGTTGGCCGGTCGGTCATCAGCCCGTCCACCCCCATATCCAAAAGCCGCGTCATCTCGGCGCTGTCATTGACGGTCCAGACCTGAACGGCGATTCCCGCCTGATGGGCCGCGCGCACAAAGCGAGGGGTGACAACAGGCACGCCTTTCCAGACAGCGGGCACCTGCACCAGTTTGAAATCCGTAAGCCCCAAAGGCACCCCCCAGCCGCGCGCCCACAACCGCGCAACCTGACCATGTGCGGGCGACCACAGCAAATCGGGGCCAAGTGACTGGCGCGCCAGTTCGGTGCGCGCGGGATCAAAAGCGCCAATGCTAATTCGGTCCATCACACCAAGACGTTGGATCAGGGCGCATAGCGGAGCCACGACCGCGCGCGACTTCGCCTCAATGGCGATGCAAACCGTTGGAAGCTGTGTCAGAACATCTTCCAGTTTTGGAACTTCTGCGCCCTTCGGGCTGCGCAACTGGCGCAATTCGGCATAGTCCATATCCGCAATCCGCCGCGGGTCTTTGAAAACGCGCGTCAGATCCGGGTCGTGATGAACCACAACCACCCCGTCACGGGTCGCGTGGACATCCAGTTCCATATGCGTATAGCCTAACGCCACCGCATGAGAAAACGCTGGCAAGGTATTCTCTTCACATTCAAGCGCTCCGCCGCGATGGGCGATTGCCAAGGCGGTAGGAGTGTTCAGAAACGGATGTGTGTGCATGCTGGTCATGCGCGCATCATCGCTGGATTTGTGCTTTTGTCGAGAGCAGGTCGCATGAGAAAAACCTATACAAGCGTGACAAGTTCAGTGTCTATGGGGATTGATCTGAATCATATTGACCTGTTTTGAGCTGCGCTAGCTTTCTATTGTCTTGAGGGGAAGGACGGACATGCCCGACACATTCCAATCATTCTCAGAGGCAAAACCTCGTCGGATTTGTCGGTCCGTGGAACTGCGTGAGAACGCAATCCTGAAGCTGGCGCTAAGATCCCTGAAAGATGTGAAAGCCGCGCAAGATGCAAGTTGGCCGTGCCGTGTGCGCCCCACGCAGCAACTTCCGTCGCACCCTGATTTCCCCGCGCGCCGCAATTTCCCCTTCTGACATTTCCTGACCTGCAATCTGAAGACTAGGCAGGTTGAATTTTCCGATATGCGCCCAAGGTCGCATTTGCCAAGTTTCAGATTACCTGCCATCCTCATCCCCAAGTTTGGGCAGTGAAGGGAGGCGCTTGGCATGGATGCCCGTTTTGACCAGATTCCCGAAATCGCCCTTGAGTGGCATGAGGCCGAACGCGGGGCCGTTCTGGCAACTGTGGTTCAGACTTGGGGGTCGGCCCCAAGGCAGGCAGGCAGCCAGTTGGCGATTTCCGGCGCGGGCGAGATTATGGGGTCTGTCTCGGGCGGCTGCGTCGAAGGCGCAGTGGTGGTCGAGGCGCTTGACGCGCTTGGCGATGGTATTCCGCGCCTTCTCAGCTTTGGCGTGGCCGATGAGACTGCGTTCGAGGTGGGACTGGCCTGTGGCGGCACGATTGAGGTGCTGGTTGAACCCATTGGCGACGACAGCCCACGGCTTTCGGCGTCCTTGCTGCGCGAACTGGTTGCCAAGCGCGCCGCGCGCGCGCCGGTTGCCTGCGTGACGGATATGACCGACTGGTCGCGCCACTTAAGCACCCCTGATGACCCTGACCTCGGCGACAGGTTCCGCCTTGACCAGTCGGGCCGTGATGAAGCGGGGCAGTTGGTGACCCTGCACAACCCGCCGTTGCAACTGGTCGTCGTGGGCGCTGTCCATATCGCGCAGGCGCTTTTGCCGATGGCGCGGCTTGCGGGATATGCGCCTGTGCTGGTCGATCCGCGCGACGCCTTTGCGTCT comes from the Roseinatronobacter monicus genome and includes:
- a CDS encoding XdhC family protein, whose protein sequence is MDARFDQIPEIALEWHEAERGAVLATVVQTWGSAPRQAGSQLAISGAGEIMGSVSGGCVEGAVVVEALDALGDGIPRLLSFGVADETAFEVGLACGGTIEVLVEPIGDDSPRLSASLLRELVAKRAARAPVACVTDMTDWSRHLSTPDDPDLGDRFRLDQSGRDEAGQLVTLHNPPLQLVVVGAVHIAQALLPMARLAGYAPVLVDPRDAFASEQRFPGERLLHDWPDEALAAIGLDARTAVVTLTHDAKLDDPAIIAALHSDVFYLGCLGSTRTHAKRLERLRADGLSEAQLARIHAPVGLNIGARSPAEIAVATLAQITQALRGPR
- a CDS encoding ribonuclease D, whose product is MTLQLHMDDLPDGLDLGPVVAIDCESMGLNPHRDRLCVVQLSSGDGNAHLVQVARDIKSAPNLTRLLTDPQVLKLFHFGRFDIALLRHSYGVTTAPVYCTKIASKLIRTYTDRHGLKYLLSELLDVDISKQQQSSDWGAQKLTQAQQSYAASDVLYLHRLRTVLDAMLAREGRTGLAQRCFDFLPTRAELDLMGWPETDIFAH
- a CDS encoding glycerophosphodiester phosphodiesterase, which gives rise to MTSMHTHPFLNTPTALAIAHRGGALECEENTLPAFSHAVALGYTHMELDVHATRDGVVVVHHDPDLTRVFKDPRRIADMDYAELRQLRSPKGAEVPKLEDVLTQLPTVCIAIEAKSRAVVAPLCALIQRLGVMDRISIGAFDPARTELARQSLGPDLLWSPAHGQVARLWARGWGVPLGLTDFKLVQVPAVWKGVPVVTPRFVRAAHQAGIAVQVWTVNDSAEMTRLLDMGVDGLMTDRPTLLREVLTQRGAWPLT
- the trhA gene encoding PAQR family membrane homeostasis protein TrhA, translating into MHNQFAPRLAYSAAEKRLDSVIHLVGVGAALLAVPLLIGAALMRSVQTGSGSFVLAVSIYGACFIAMLSASALYNLGVKPGMNWLFQRIDHAAIYLKIAGTYTPFTLISGQGLGLLVGLWGAAAVGVALKLASPVRFRFVALALYLGMGWVGVLILPSLAQSLPMATLVLMVIGGVVYTTGVFFYLWTRLPYHFAIWHIFVLVASFIFYAAVMALLLSG
- the lptB gene encoding LPS export ABC transporter ATP-binding protein, whose amino-acid sequence is MALQETPSADSALDVTHLQKRYGKRVIIRDVSLRLHPGEVVALLGPNGCGKTTCFYCIAGIVRHEGGAVRIDGAGATGLPLYQRARLGLGYLPQEMSIFRGLSVAQNIMAVLELSEPDRAQRKQRLLQLLQEFSIEHLRDQPAMALSGGERRRVEIARALAAKPRYVLLDEPFAGVDPIAVGEIRALVGDLKTRGLGVLITDHNVRETLSIVDRAYILHDGKVLKTGTPAEVVADAEVRRVYLGADFKLD
- a CDS encoding LptA/OstA family protein; translation: MRSSGVVRVALLLIAFSANALSAQGTGLSFSGLDAVRGLPVEITSDELQVDNTTGETVFSGNVVLGQGDMRIAAPLIRIIYASADGGRIERLEASGGVTLVTAEEAAESQDAVYAVEDGTVTMQGSVILTQGPNVLSGDRLNVNVRTGQGRMDGNVRTIIQTNP